From a single Gammaproteobacteria bacterium genomic region:
- a CDS encoding ABC transporter ATP-binding protein, with protein MDTNQTDAYVSFNEVQKSYDGENLVVKDLNLSVQRGEFMTMLGPFGSGKTTCLMMLAGFETATSGEIMLDGTAINNVPPWKRDIGIVFQNYALFPHMTVRENLAYPLEVRKMPKSEIDERVKKALAMVQLEGFRGRRPGQLSGGQQQRVAVARALVFEPKLVLMDEPLGALDKQLREQMQYEIKHIHENLGVTVVYVTHDQSEALTMSNRVCVFDDGVVQQVAAPNVLYEQPENAFVAQFIGENNTFVGTVKEASNGHCVAELQTGESLKALAINIDGPGSRTTLSLRPERVTINPEAGSCDNTVQGTVKELIYLGDHIRARLALCGQDQFIVKVPNAARHSHLTEGESVTVGWHSEDCRALDAPA; from the coding sequence ATGGACACAAATCAGACAGACGCCTATGTGAGCTTCAACGAAGTACAGAAAAGTTACGACGGAGAGAATCTTGTGGTCAAGGACCTCAACCTGAGTGTTCAGCGAGGTGAGTTCATGACCATGCTGGGCCCGTTCGGCTCCGGCAAGACCACCTGCTTGATGATGCTGGCGGGTTTCGAGACCGCCACCAGCGGTGAGATCATGTTGGACGGCACCGCGATCAACAATGTACCGCCCTGGAAACGGGATATCGGGATCGTCTTCCAGAACTACGCCCTGTTTCCACATATGACGGTCCGTGAGAACCTGGCCTATCCGCTCGAAGTCAGGAAGATGCCGAAATCTGAGATCGACGAGCGTGTGAAAAAAGCATTGGCTATGGTCCAGCTGGAAGGTTTCCGTGGCCGTCGCCCGGGACAGCTCTCAGGAGGACAGCAACAGCGGGTTGCCGTGGCGCGGGCGCTGGTCTTCGAACCCAAGTTGGTGTTGATGGACGAGCCACTCGGGGCGCTCGACAAGCAACTGCGTGAGCAGATGCAGTACGAGATCAAACATATCCACGAGAATCTGGGGGTAACCGTGGTCTATGTGACACACGATCAGTCAGAAGCTTTGACCATGTCCAATCGCGTGTGTGTTTTCGACGATGGTGTGGTTCAGCAGGTCGCGGCACCTAATGTGTTGTATGAACAGCCCGAGAATGCTTTTGTCGCGCAGTTTATCGGCGAGAACAATACATTCGTCGGCACAGTAAAAGAAGCCAGCAACGGTCACTGCGTTGCTGAGCTCCAGACCGGCGAGTCTCTGAAAGCGTTAGCAATTAATATTGACGGGCCAGGCAGTCGCACAACATTGTCACTGCGGCCAGAGCGAGTGACCATCAATCCTGAGGCAGGCAGTTGTGATAATACCGTGCAGGGCACAGTCAAAGAACTGATTTATCTGGGTGACCACATTCGTGCGCGCCTTGCGTTGTGTGGTCAGGACCAGTTTATCGTGAAAGTTCCGAATGCGGCCCGGCACAGTCATCTGACAGAAGGTGAATCCGTTACGGTCGGCTGGCACTCGGAAGATTGCCGCGCACTGGATGCACCGGCCTAG